ATCGCCAAGCTCGGCGAGCCCGGTGCCCACGGCCTGGCCTACATCCCGCGCCCGGCCTGAGGCACGCAGGGTTGCCGAGGACGCTGTCCCGTGGCCAGGAGCGAGCGACCAGTGGCAGCCCAAGGAGCCGAATGCAAGGGGCCGGCTCGCCGAAGGTGTCGGCGGGCCGGCCCCCGGAACCGCTCAGTCAGGCGGCCCGGACGGACCTCTCAAGGCGTGCCGGACGGCCTTCGCGGAATCGGCGGTGGCGCCGCCGACTCCAGTCCGCCGCCCCGGTCCGCCGTCCGGCGGGTCCGGTCATCGTGCGGCCCCCTCCCCCGGTGCGCCGCCGGGCGGCGGACAGTTCTCGGCGATCTTGTACTTGAGCGCCTGGGGGTAGTCGTGCCGCCCGAGCCGCACCCGTACGACGATCGGGCCCTGGTTGATCGTGTCGGTGGGCTCGGCGATCCGCTGGAGCAGGGTGGCGAGTTCGTCGTGCGTGCGGACGCTGACGCCGTTCATCGGGTGCTTGGCGGAACCGAAGACCTCCGCAAGCTTCTCGTACCGCCAGGGGTGCAGTTCGTTGTAGAACTCGGCGCCGTCGGAGGCCGGTGTGCCCTCCTGGTAGTAGCAGGGCTGGACGAGCATCTGCTCGATGCCGTAGAAGCCTTCGTTGTCCAGGACGAAGACCACCGGGCGCAGACCGTGCCGCACATGGGTGGACATCTCCTGGCAGGTCTCCTGGAAGGAGCCGTCGCCGACGAAGACCAGCGGGCGCTTGTCGGCCTGGCGCCGGCCGAGCGCGACACCGGTGGCCGCGCCGACCGAATAGCCGATGGACAGCCAGCTGTTCTGCGCCACGTACGAGGCGCGCTCCGCCATCCGCAGGTTCATCGAGCCGATCAGCGCGAACGCGGCGTCGCACACCACCGTGAACGGGTTGGTGCGCTCGCCCCGGGACTCGCTGGTCTGCGCTTCGAGGAAGGCGTTGAGGTGCCGGAAGAGGCTGTCGTACGTCACGTTCTGCGGGTACGGGCCGCCGGTCTGGGAGTCCAGGTAGGCGGCGGTGCTGCCGGGGACGTCCAGACCCTCGTCATGTGCGCGGGTGAAGTAGTCCGCCTCGAAGGCACCGCTTCCGAACTCGGCGACCAGGCGTTCCCGTAGCGCCGGAATGAACCGGGCGAGCTGCACATCGGGGAAGTACGAAGCGCCGACGTGCACACCTTCGTGGGCGGCGACCGCCCAGTCGTCGCCGATCGACCGCGCGCCGCCGAGGTTCTTCGAGGTCGCCCACGTGCCCAGTCCGATGCGGCAGCCCGCATTGTTGAAGACCTCGGCCACCTCCGGACTGCTGGCCTTGCCGTTGTAGACGCCGGAGAAGCCCGGGGTGTACTCGGAGACGACGGACTTGGCGCCGATGGTGGTGCAGAACGGGATGCGGGTCTCGCGCACCAACTTCTCGAACTCGTCGGACAGCCGGAAGCGGTCGATCTCCTCCCCGGCCCACAGGATCGGGTTGCGGTGGTGCCGCACCAGTTCCATGCACGCCGTGACCGCCTGGTCGAGCATCCGCTCGTTCTTGGCGGTGACGGGCCGCTCCCGCCGCGTCAGCCGGCCCTGGGGTGCGGGACACCGCGCCCCCCAGACGTCATCCATGACCTCCAGATAGACCGGCCGGCGGTGGGAGAGGCACGCGATGATCGCGCTGTCGATCTGGGTGGGAGCCAGACCGGGGTTCGAGATCGCCTGGGCGTCCACCGTCACCTGGCGGTAGACCTCCAGGTTGCTCTCAGGGCGCTGGGACATGTGCGAAGTGAGCAGGCCGATCGCCTTCTGGTTGAGCCACTGCTCGTAGGACGGCGCGGCGTTGATCGCGATCAGCGGCACGTACTCGGCGAAGCCGCCGCCGATCGCGTTGAGCAGGTTGAACGCGCCCACGCTGTAGGTGACCGCGACCGCACCGATGCCCTGCTCGCCGAGTGCGATCTGCGCGTCGGCGGACTTCACCCGCGCATAACCATCGGCGGCCTGGCCCGCGCCCCCCTCGGTCGGGGTGCCCACCCAGCGCACCGTGGTCTTCTCGTGCAGGGTCGACAGGAACGGGCCCAGATGGTCGCCCGGAACGCCGAACAGATGGGTGATGCCGAGCTGTTCCAGCCTGAGGGCCAGGTACTCGGCGACGGTGCAGGTGTGTGAGGTGGTCATGAGGTCACCACGTCCTCTCGTGACGGGGCCGGCGGTGTGGCGCCTGCCCGGCTCTCTCGGGGTTCCGCGGTCCGCGCGGTGGCGGCGGCGCTCTCGTACGCCGTGGGAGACTCGTGAACGGCGAGGGCGGCACGGACGGCCGTCTCCACCGCGCCTTCGATCCAGGCGTGTTTGAGCGAGACATGCTCACCGGCGAAGTGCACCGGTCCCTCGGCCCGGACCGCGTCGAGGTGGAAGCTGGTCATCTGATGCGGGGTGTAGACGGCCGCCTCACCACAGGCGTACGGGTCGCGCAGCCAGCTCTGGGTCTGGCCGGCGCCGGTGTAGAAGACCTCGATCCGGCGGCCGTGCACCGACTGGAGGTTGAGCAGGGCGTAGCTGTAACGCTCGGCGTCGTCGAAGGAGTCCCAGCGGGCCGCGTCGTCCGACCAGGAGTAGCCGGCCAGTACCACGCCTCCGCTGCTGCCGGGGACGGGGTGTGAGGGGTAGTACATGAAGCGGTTGGGGTTGTCGGTGGTGGAACCGCCGCCGATCGCGTGGGTGGCCGGCCGTACGCCGCCGCGCAGTGTGGAGTTGCGGTAGTACTCCACCTGTTCCTGGCTGATGCGCTTCTCGTCCACGCTCGGATGGGCGCCGAGCAGGCCGGTGGGCAGATTCCGCACGTGCTGCGGCACGGACACCGCGGCCTCGGCGTCGTCCTCGCCCCACTGCTGGTAGTACTCGTACAGACCGGGTGCGATGGCGTCCAGCTCCCGCTTCCAGTCCGTCTCGGTGAACTCCCACCAGCGGCGGGAGAATTCCAGCAGCACCTTGGTGGCCTGGTCGTAGTGCGTCTCGATGACGGCGCGGCGCTTCTTGTAGGAGAACGGCGGGGTCACGGTGGTGAAGCGCAGGCTGGAGAAGGGGATGGTGACGATCGCCAGGTCACCGGTCCAGGTCTGCGGCTCGCCGTACGGATCGCTCTCGGGCACGGTCTGGATGGCGACAGCGGGGCCGCCCGGCCCGGCGAGCCCGCCCTGATGGCCGTCGCGGCCCGGATCGTAGTACTCCAGTCGGACCATCCGCTGGCCCATCACGATCTGGTCCCGCAGATCCTTGGCGAGTGCTTCCGGAAGCTGCCGGCTGCCGCCCTCGATCTCCCAGTACGTGGCGGCGGGGTCGATGTCGCTGCGGCCCAGGAAGCTGTGGAAGAACGCGAGGTGCAGCCGCGAGGTCATGTTCTCGATCGTGCCGATCGCCTCGATGGCCTCATCGCTGAACCCGGCGTACTCGCGCAGGAAACGGCCCATCGAATAGCCGTCGAAGTCCCGGATCACCTCGGCCCAGCCGTCCAGCCACTCCTGGAAGGGCTTGTTGACCCGGGTCCCGTCGCTCTGCAGCACGGAGTAGTAGTCGCGCACCGGCTCCAGTGCCTGGTGGACCATCTCGGCGACGGGCAGCCGCGCTTCGCAGCCGGTGAGGTGGAAACCCTCGTTGATCGCGGACGGGTCCTTGGCGTACTGGGCGCGCCGTACCTGCGTGCGGTTGGTGCGGATCCAGGTGTTGTTGCGCTTGTCCGGGGCCCGGAACTCGGGGCTGGGGGCGCCGTTCGTCCAGACCTTGCCGTCCTTGAACGACTTGTAGATCACCGGGGGTAGCGGGGCGCTCTGGTTGCCGGTCGCCGGATCGATGTCGACGTTGAAGAACAGCCGCCGCTTCAGGCCGAGTTTGTCGATCAGCGCCAGGGTCAGCGGATGGAAGCTGGGCAGGCGCATCGCCCCGGCCTCCGCGTACTGCGCGGGGTCGGTGAAGGGCGGCGGCTCACCCTTCTTCGCGTGGAAGGTCTTGATCCGGCCGCCGACCCGGTTGGCGTTGGCCTCCAGGATCGTCACCTCGTGCCCGGCGCGGGTCAGCAGGTCACCGGCGACCAGGCCGGCGATGCCCGCTCCGACGATCAGGATGCGCTTGGGGTCGACGGCCGGTTCCAGCCCGTTGTCGATCAGTACGTCAAGGTAGCGCAGCTTGAGGTCTTCATTGGCCGGCTCGGGACCGACCAGCAGAAGTTCACGAGCGAGCTGCTGATAGGTCTTCTCTGTGGCCCGCTCGGCCCCGGTGTGCTCACGGCGGCGACCAGGGCGGATGTCGTTCATGACCGTTCCTCGATGGTGGTCACTTTTCTCCTTCACTGGGACTTCAGTGCTTCGGTGCTTTGGCGCTTCGGTGCTTCGGTGCTTCGGTGTTTCGGTGCTTCGGTGCTTCGGTGCTTCGGTGCTTCGGTGCTTCGGTGCTTCGGAGCATCAACGGGCTTCACACGAGGGCGAATCCGGCTCCTGACACGCAGGACGTGGAAAGGGACCTGGAGTGGGATGCGGGAAAGGAACAAGGGCACGCCGAAGGCA
This portion of the Streptomyces sp. 2114.4 genome encodes:
- a CDS encoding alpha-keto acid decarboxylase family protein — protein: MTTSHTCTVAEYLALRLEQLGITHLFGVPGDHLGPFLSTLHEKTTVRWVGTPTEGGAGQAADGYARVKSADAQIALGEQGIGAVAVTYSVGAFNLLNAIGGGFAEYVPLIAINAAPSYEQWLNQKAIGLLTSHMSQRPESNLEVYRQVTVDAQAISNPGLAPTQIDSAIIACLSHRRPVYLEVMDDVWGARCPAPQGRLTRRERPVTAKNERMLDQAVTACMELVRHHRNPILWAGEEIDRFRLSDEFEKLVRETRIPFCTTIGAKSVVSEYTPGFSGVYNGKASSPEVAEVFNNAGCRIGLGTWATSKNLGGARSIGDDWAVAAHEGVHVGASYFPDVQLARFIPALRERLVAEFGSGAFEADYFTRAHDEGLDVPGSTAAYLDSQTGGPYPQNVTYDSLFRHLNAFLEAQTSESRGERTNPFTVVCDAAFALIGSMNLRMAERASYVAQNSWLSIGYSVGAATGVALGRRQADKRPLVFVGDGSFQETCQEMSTHVRHGLRPVVFVLDNEGFYGIEQMLVQPCYYQEGTPASDGAEFYNELHPWRYEKLAEVFGSAKHPMNGVSVRTHDELATLLQRIAEPTDTINQGPIVVRVRLGRHDYPQALKYKIAENCPPPGGAPGEGAAR
- a CDS encoding FAD-dependent oxidoreductase, producing the protein MNDIRPGRRREHTGAERATEKTYQQLARELLLVGPEPANEDLKLRYLDVLIDNGLEPAVDPKRILIVGAGIAGLVAGDLLTRAGHEVTILEANANRVGGRIKTFHAKKGEPPPFTDPAQYAEAGAMRLPSFHPLTLALIDKLGLKRRLFFNVDIDPATGNQSAPLPPVIYKSFKDGKVWTNGAPSPEFRAPDKRNNTWIRTNRTQVRRAQYAKDPSAINEGFHLTGCEARLPVAEMVHQALEPVRDYYSVLQSDGTRVNKPFQEWLDGWAEVIRDFDGYSMGRFLREYAGFSDEAIEAIGTIENMTSRLHLAFFHSFLGRSDIDPAATYWEIEGGSRQLPEALAKDLRDQIVMGQRMVRLEYYDPGRDGHQGGLAGPGGPAVAIQTVPESDPYGEPQTWTGDLAIVTIPFSSLRFTTVTPPFSYKKRRAVIETHYDQATKVLLEFSRRWWEFTETDWKRELDAIAPGLYEYYQQWGEDDAEAAVSVPQHVRNLPTGLLGAHPSVDEKRISQEQVEYYRNSTLRGGVRPATHAIGGGSTTDNPNRFMYYPSHPVPGSSGGVVLAGYSWSDDAARWDSFDDAERYSYALLNLQSVHGRRIEVFYTGAGQTQSWLRDPYACGEAAVYTPHQMTSFHLDAVRAEGPVHFAGEHVSLKHAWIEGAVETAVRAALAVHESPTAYESAAATARTAEPRESRAGATPPAPSREDVVTS